The proteins below are encoded in one region of Marinobacter sp. F4206:
- a CDS encoding YqiA/YcfP family alpha/beta fold hydrolase, with protein MPTTKLFVFLSHGLESGPGSTKIQAMKNAAETFPEVIAVAIDHRSTRDPAIRLAQMAAAMDEAGADPAHTVLAGSSMGGWVCAQTSESTPVLGCFLLAPALAMAEYPQSSPRVRARFSQVIHGWEDDVVPVMPVLDLAREQGLPTLVLPDGHRLENSVDRVVREFRWFLEVCRSHPNEP; from the coding sequence ATGCCAACAACCAAGCTCTTTGTATTTCTTTCCCATGGCCTCGAAAGTGGTCCGGGGAGTACCAAGATCCAGGCCATGAAAAACGCCGCCGAAACCTTTCCAGAAGTCATCGCTGTTGCTATCGACCACCGCAGCACCAGGGATCCGGCAATCCGACTGGCACAGATGGCCGCGGCCATGGACGAAGCCGGGGCCGACCCGGCCCACACCGTACTCGCCGGCTCAAGCATGGGTGGCTGGGTCTGCGCGCAGACCAGCGAGTCAACACCGGTTCTCGGCTGCTTCTTGCTGGCACCAGCCCTGGCGATGGCGGAGTATCCCCAGTCCAGCCCCCGGGTCCGGGCCCGGTTCAGCCAGGTCATCCACGGCTGGGAGGACGATGTGGTGCCGGTCATGCCGGTTCTCGATCTGGCCCGCGAACAGGGGCTTCCCACCCTGGTGCTACCGGATGGTCACCGGCTCGAGAACAGCGTCGACCGGGTGGTCCGCGAGTTCCGCTGGTTCCTTGAGGTGTGTCGCTCGCATCCGAATGAACCATGA
- a CDS encoding methyl-accepting chemotaxis protein, with protein sequence MNVLNKLRIRTRLLLAVLVPVLITAATIAWITVSQIQASGEAELKRLETSLLESRKAGLKNLIDAARAVVLEAKNDPELSEEEAKAEAASRLRTIRFDKTNYVFAYTRDVYNLAYAPDPTKEGPTNNPTLKKLVGALFDAAQSDGYYGYEWMNPASGNEEPKVSYSTIIPGWDWMIGAGVYVTNIEREVAAARAEIEDNIASTLGFILVVTVIVVVISLVIGLFVGRTVTRPLKGVSDMMQEIADGEGDLRHRLPEDGTDELSELGRRFNAFVVKIQDTIREVGATTDQVASAAEELSRVANETRASVQEQGSETDQIASAINEMAATIQQISGNANEVESAASDADRMARDGGETITNAQGAVNKLSEEIQESARTIDALAEKSDDIQQVLDVIHAVTEQTNLLALNAAIEAARAGEHGRGFSVVADEVRQLAKRSAESADQIREMIDGFVSESRSAVDLMNKSRDRSSETVERINHATSALGTIEKSVGQIHDQVTQIATAAEQQSQVAEEINQNVVRIVDAAQRSDTGVTQTNEASQELARLGESLRDLVSQFKV encoded by the coding sequence ATGAACGTGCTGAACAAACTGCGCATCCGCACCCGATTGTTGCTGGCCGTCCTGGTGCCGGTACTGATCACCGCAGCGACCATCGCCTGGATCACCGTCAGCCAGATCCAGGCCAGTGGTGAAGCAGAACTCAAGCGGCTTGAAACCAGCCTTCTGGAATCCCGGAAAGCCGGACTCAAGAATCTGATCGACGCCGCCCGGGCAGTGGTTCTGGAAGCGAAGAACGACCCCGAATTGTCGGAAGAGGAAGCCAAGGCCGAGGCGGCGTCGCGTCTCAGAACCATCCGTTTCGACAAGACCAATTACGTCTTTGCCTACACCCGGGATGTCTACAACCTGGCCTATGCGCCGGACCCCACCAAGGAAGGGCCAACGAACAATCCGACTCTCAAGAAGCTGGTGGGCGCCCTGTTCGATGCGGCGCAAAGCGATGGCTATTACGGGTATGAATGGATGAATCCGGCCTCGGGCAATGAGGAGCCAAAAGTCTCTTATTCCACCATTATTCCGGGTTGGGACTGGATGATCGGTGCCGGTGTCTACGTAACCAACATCGAGCGCGAAGTCGCCGCCGCCCGGGCTGAAATCGAGGACAACATTGCCTCCACCCTGGGATTCATTCTGGTGGTAACGGTGATCGTTGTGGTCATCTCTCTGGTGATCGGCCTGTTCGTCGGCCGCACGGTGACCCGACCGCTCAAGGGCGTGAGCGACATGATGCAGGAAATCGCTGACGGTGAGGGCGATCTGCGCCATCGTCTGCCCGAGGACGGTACGGACGAACTGTCTGAGCTGGGGCGTCGTTTCAATGCCTTCGTGGTCAAGATTCAGGACACTATCCGCGAGGTGGGGGCGACCACCGACCAGGTCGCCTCGGCCGCCGAGGAACTGAGCCGGGTTGCCAATGAAACCCGCGCCTCGGTTCAGGAACAGGGCTCGGAAACCGACCAGATTGCCTCGGCCATCAACGAAATGGCGGCCACCATCCAGCAGATTTCCGGCAATGCCAACGAGGTTGAAAGTGCGGCGTCGGACGCCGATCGCATGGCCCGGGACGGTGGCGAAACCATCACCAACGCCCAGGGAGCGGTGAACAAACTGTCTGAGGAAATCCAGGAAAGCGCGCGCACCATTGACGCCCTGGCGGAGAAGTCGGATGACATCCAGCAGGTGCTTGATGTGATCCACGCGGTGACGGAACAGACCAACCTGCTGGCCCTGAACGCCGCCATTGAGGCGGCCCGAGCTGGTGAGCACGGCCGAGGTTTCTCGGTGGTTGCCGATGAAGTTCGCCAACTGGCCAAGCGCAGTGCCGAGTCCGCAGACCAGATTCGTGAAATGATTGACGGCTTTGTGTCGGAGTCCCGTTCTGCGGTTGATCTCATGAACAAATCCCGGGATCGCTCGTCGGAGACGGTGGAACGGATCAATCACGCTACCAGCGCCCTGGGCACCATCGAGAAATCGGTTGGGCAGATTCACGACCAGGTGACCCAGATTGCCACCGCCGCGGAGCAGCAGAGCCAGGTCGCGGAGGAAATCAACCAGAATGTGGTCCGCATCGTCGACGCCGCCCAGCGCAGCGATACCGGCGTTACCCAGACCAACGAAGCGAGCCAGGAGTTGGCACGGCTGGGAGAAAGCCTGCGAGATCTGGTCAGCCAGTTCAAGGTTTGA
- the dctP gene encoding TRAP transporter substrate-binding protein DctP: MSSMSKFKKLAGISAFAFAAMTVANSVNAANWRYAHEEYEGDVQDVFAYKFKEYIEENSDHTLQIFRFGELGESDDIMEQTQAGILNFVNQSPGFTGALIPEAQIFFIPYLMPTDMDTVIKFFRESEAINKDFPELYADKGLELLKMYPEGEMVVTVDEPVTKPEDFNNKKIRVMTNPLLSETYAAFGATPTPLPWGEVYGALQTNMIQGQENPIFWIESGGLYEVSPNLVFTSHGWFTTAMMANQNFYEGLSDEDQKLVQDAADFAFEEIIVHIDGLAEEALGKIKEASDEVTVTRLNEEQIQAFKERAPQVEEKFIEMTGDSGKELLNQFKEDLKEVQND; encoded by the coding sequence ATGAGTAGCATGAGTAAATTCAAGAAACTGGCCGGAATTTCAGCGTTCGCTTTTGCGGCGATGACTGTCGCTAACTCCGTGAACGCCGCCAACTGGCGTTACGCACACGAGGAGTATGAAGGCGACGTACAGGATGTGTTCGCATACAAGTTCAAGGAATACATCGAGGAAAACTCCGATCACACCCTGCAGATTTTTCGTTTCGGTGAACTGGGCGAATCCGATGACATCATGGAACAGACCCAGGCCGGCATCCTCAACTTTGTTAACCAGTCTCCCGGTTTCACCGGCGCCCTGATTCCTGAAGCGCAAATCTTCTTCATTCCTTACCTGATGCCGACCGACATGGATACGGTCATCAAGTTCTTCCGCGAGAGTGAAGCCATCAACAAGGACTTCCCGGAGTTGTACGCCGACAAGGGGCTGGAGCTCCTGAAGATGTACCCGGAAGGTGAAATGGTGGTCACCGTTGACGAGCCGGTCACCAAGCCGGAGGACTTCAACAACAAGAAGATCCGCGTCATGACCAACCCACTGCTGTCAGAAACCTACGCAGCCTTTGGTGCTACCCCGACCCCGCTACCCTGGGGTGAAGTTTACGGTGCACTCCAGACCAACATGATTCAGGGCCAGGAAAACCCGATTTTCTGGATCGAGTCCGGTGGTCTGTACGAAGTGTCTCCGAACCTCGTCTTCACCAGCCATGGCTGGTTCACCACCGCGATGATGGCTAACCAGAATTTCTACGAAGGCCTGTCCGACGAAGACCAGAAGCTGGTTCAGGACGCCGCTGACTTTGCCTTCGAGGAAATCATTGTCCACATCGATGGCCTCGCTGAGGAAGCCCTTGGCAAGATCAAGGAAGCATCCGACGAGGTCACCGTTACCCGTCTGAACGAAGAACAGATCCAGGCCTTCAAGGAGCGCGCTCCTCAGGTTGAGGAGAAGTTCATTGAAATGACTGGCGATAGTGGCAAGGAACTGCTCAACCAGTTCAAGGAAGACCTCAAAGAAGTTCAGAACGACTGA
- a CDS encoding TRAP transporter large permease, which produces MATIMMLVMIGLLLLGFPMMVPLIAGSVVGFVMMFDGFGQMGTFVQQMMGGIRPASLIAVPMFILAADIMTRGQSAERLINMVMAFIGHVKGGLAISTATSCTLFGAVSGSTQATVVAVGSPLRPKMLKAGYSDSFTLALIINASDIAFLIPPSIGMIIYGVVSGTSIAELFIAGIGPGVLILFMFSIYCLIYAYKNNVPTEDKATWGQRAVSVREALWPLFFPVIIVGGIYGGIFSPTEAAAVCVLYAFLLEFIVFRSLKLADIYRIAKSTGLITAVVFILVAVGNGFSWIISFAQIPQAILSAVGVNEAGPVGVLVAICIAFFVACMFVDPIVVILVLTPIFAPAIESTGLDPVLVGVLITLQVAIGSATPPFGCDIFTAIAIFKRPYLEVIRGTPPFIFILVAAAGLIIAFPDIALFLRDVAFRD; this is translated from the coding sequence ATGGCAACTATAATGATGTTGGTCATGATCGGGTTGCTGCTGCTTGGCTTCCCGATGATGGTTCCGCTGATCGCCGGCTCGGTGGTTGGCTTCGTAATGATGTTTGACGGCTTTGGCCAGATGGGCACCTTTGTGCAACAGATGATGGGGGGCATCCGGCCCGCGTCACTGATTGCGGTGCCGATGTTTATCCTTGCTGCGGATATCATGACCCGAGGGCAGTCCGCAGAACGTCTGATCAACATGGTCATGGCCTTTATCGGCCACGTGAAAGGCGGCCTGGCCATCAGTACCGCCACTTCCTGCACACTGTTTGGCGCAGTATCCGGCTCAACTCAGGCCACCGTGGTCGCCGTGGGCTCACCCTTGCGGCCAAAGATGCTGAAAGCCGGTTATTCCGACTCCTTCACGTTGGCACTGATCATCAACGCCAGTGACATTGCGTTTTTGATCCCGCCCAGTATTGGCATGATCATCTATGGTGTGGTCTCCGGAACCTCAATTGCCGAGCTGTTCATTGCCGGTATCGGACCGGGTGTCCTGATCCTGTTCATGTTCTCAATCTACTGCCTGATCTATGCCTACAAAAACAATGTGCCCACCGAGGACAAGGCAACCTGGGGACAACGCGCCGTGTCGGTACGCGAGGCCCTATGGCCCCTGTTCTTCCCGGTCATTATCGTGGGCGGCATCTATGGCGGCATCTTCAGCCCGACCGAGGCCGCTGCGGTCTGCGTTCTTTACGCGTTCTTGCTGGAGTTCATAGTCTTCCGATCGCTCAAGCTTGCCGATATCTACCGGATTGCCAAGTCTACAGGTCTGATTACTGCCGTGGTCTTTATCCTGGTCGCAGTCGGGAACGGCTTTTCCTGGATCATCTCCTTTGCCCAGATTCCCCAGGCTATCCTGTCCGCCGTTGGCGTCAACGAAGCCGGCCCGGTGGGCGTATTGGTTGCCATCTGCATCGCGTTTTTCGTTGCCTGCATGTTCGTGGACCCCATCGTAGTGATCCTGGTGCTGACGCCCATTTTTGCTCCGGCCATTGAGTCCACCGGACTGGATCCGGTTCTGGTGGGGGTACTGATCACGCTGCAGGTCGCCATTGGGTCCGCGACGCCACCCTTTGGCTGCGACATATTCACCGCGATCGCGATCTTCAAACGGCCCTACCTGGAAGTCATCCGGGGCACACCGCCGTTTATCTTTATTCTGGTGGCCGCCGCCGGACTGATCATTGCGTTCCCGGACATTGCCCTGTTCCTGCGTGACGTTGCCTTCAGGGATTGA
- a CDS encoding universal stress protein: MFKRILVAIDGSKKSLKAMDKAIELQKLTDAEIYLICVYKHHSLFEASLSIGRPPGMDIPDKVLSEYAKEVVDHAKEQAKSRGATKIRAFVKGGRPSKVIIKFAEEKEVDLIVVGTSGTHSDKDGILLGSVSHRVASHAKCPVLVV; the protein is encoded by the coding sequence ATGTTCAAACGGATCCTGGTCGCCATTGACGGTTCCAAGAAATCCCTCAAGGCGATGGACAAGGCGATTGAACTTCAGAAGCTGACCGACGCCGAGATCTATCTGATTTGCGTTTACAAACACCACAGCCTGTTCGAGGCATCCCTGTCTATCGGACGCCCCCCGGGCATGGATATTCCCGATAAGGTGTTATCGGAGTACGCCAAGGAAGTGGTGGACCATGCAAAGGAACAGGCGAAGTCACGCGGGGCCACCAAGATCCGTGCCTTTGTGAAAGGCGGCCGGCCATCGAAGGTGATCATCAAGTTTGCCGAGGAGAAGGAGGTAGATCTGATCGTCGTGGGTACCAGCGGTACCCACAGCGACAAGGACGGCATTTTACTAGGCAGTGTGTCCCACCGCGTCGCTTCTCACGCCAAGTGCCCGGTGCTGGTGGTCTGA
- a CDS encoding TRAP transporter substrate-binding protein, with translation MTRLFRMAAFALLFSVSSLSLAEDTFTLRLAQTWGPNSPILGETVEHMAKMAETMSDGRLQIRIDPSNKHKAPFGIFDLVRNGQYDMGHTASYYYKGTIPNAMFFTTVPFGMIAPEQYAWFYHGEGMELMQKVYEPYGLLSFPGGNTGNQMGGWFRDEINSVDDLQGLKMRTPGFAGEVMSELGVAVTNIPPGELYSALERGTIDALEWVGPALDFNMGFHQIAKYYYSGWQEPGAEVQFLVNQKTWTSLPSDLQEILRVAMRTAAYDMYIQSTHESGVAWDRMKEDYPDVTHKTFPPEVIEALRGATNKLLKEAAEKDELAKEIINSQREYLRQVRQWTNISDKAYLDSVAGE, from the coding sequence ATGACTCGCCTGTTCAGAATGGCCGCGTTTGCGCTGCTGTTCTCTGTCAGTTCGCTCAGCCTGGCTGAGGACACATTTACCCTGCGCCTGGCGCAGACCTGGGGGCCCAACTCCCCGATCCTGGGGGAAACCGTCGAACACATGGCCAAGATGGCCGAGACCATGTCCGATGGTCGTCTGCAGATCCGGATTGACCCCTCCAACAAGCATAAAGCGCCGTTCGGTATCTTTGATCTGGTTCGGAATGGCCAGTACGACATGGGTCACACCGCGTCCTACTACTACAAGGGCACTATCCCCAACGCCATGTTCTTCACCACGGTGCCCTTCGGAATGATTGCCCCGGAGCAATACGCCTGGTTCTACCATGGTGAGGGCATGGAGCTGATGCAGAAGGTGTATGAGCCTTACGGCCTGCTGTCCTTCCCGGGGGGGAACACCGGCAACCAGATGGGTGGCTGGTTTCGGGACGAGATCAACTCCGTCGACGATCTTCAGGGTCTGAAGATGCGGACGCCCGGCTTTGCCGGTGAGGTTATGTCCGAGCTGGGTGTCGCGGTGACCAACATTCCGCCGGGCGAGCTATACAGTGCCCTGGAACGCGGCACGATTGATGCCCTCGAATGGGTCGGCCCGGCACTCGATTTCAACATGGGCTTTCACCAGATTGCCAAGTACTACTATTCCGGCTGGCAGGAGCCAGGCGCCGAAGTCCAGTTCCTGGTCAACCAGAAAACCTGGACCAGTCTGCCTTCGGATCTGCAGGAAATTCTGCGCGTTGCCATGCGCACGGCCGCCTATGACATGTACATCCAGAGCACCCACGAAAGTGGCGTAGCCTGGGACCGGATGAAGGAAGATTATCCGGATGTCACGCACAAGACCTTCCCGCCGGAAGTGATTGAGGCATTGCGCGGTGCCACCAACAAGCTGCTGAAAGAAGCCGCGGAGAAGGATGAGCTTGCGAAGGAGATCATCAACTCCCAGCGTGAGTACCTGCGTCAGGTCCGTCAGTGGACCAACATTTCGGACAAGGCCTATCTGGACAGTGTAGCCGGCGAATAA
- a CDS encoding TRAP transporter small permease — protein sequence MSENSPDLEDDTGTYESGLPGFLGTIDVWISKVEAVMLALGVILMAINTCVNVIARYVFGEGLFFSGEINRILIILITFAGIGYAARHGRHIRMSAVYDAIPTKGRKVLMIFIALFTSLTMFFLCYYSVGYIETLHSRGRILPALGFEIWWIYIWAPIGFAITGIQYLLTAIKNLTSKDVYLSTGVVDGYSDTESEV from the coding sequence ATGTCCGAGAACTCCCCGGATCTAGAAGACGATACTGGCACCTACGAGTCTGGCTTGCCCGGGTTTCTGGGAACCATTGACGTATGGATCAGTAAAGTCGAGGCAGTGATGCTGGCCCTCGGCGTCATTTTGATGGCTATAAACACGTGCGTAAACGTCATCGCACGCTATGTGTTTGGTGAAGGCCTTTTCTTTTCCGGCGAGATCAACCGGATTCTGATCATCCTGATTACCTTTGCCGGCATCGGCTATGCAGCCCGCCACGGTCGCCACATTCGGATGTCTGCGGTTTACGATGCCATACCAACGAAAGGCCGCAAGGTGCTGATGATCTTTATCGCCCTGTTTACCTCCCTGACGATGTTTTTCCTTTGCTATTACTCGGTTGGTTACATCGAGACGCTTCACAGTCGCGGCCGAATCCTGCCGGCCCTTGGTTTTGAAATTTGGTGGATCTATATCTGGGCGCCTATTGGCTTTGCCATAACCGGTATCCAGTACCTGCTCACCGCGATCAAAAACCTCACCAGCAAGGATGTCTACCTCTCCACGGGTGTGGTTGACGGCTATTCAGATACCGAATCGGAAGTATGA
- a CDS encoding CHAD domain-containing protein — MKHLYLIRHAKSSWADDTLRDRARPLNARGQSQLAPLGRALAHHGGFGGQVYASSATRAQATLEGILPAAFPPERVHVCPDLYTFDFRRLAEWLQDRDGQGAIAVIGHNPALLELAQWLLKRPPEQLPTASFVHIRIPVRHWHELAGGKGKLETLLTPIQFSYTHFARKLKKRPDTDGARPGRDIPAALQHQLALMQQLTPGVIIGLDDEFLHQYRIAIRRSRAIAESVQEVTNNKLLAKAIKQLKRNANATSRLRDLHVFLQQLPWLCSANDELRTALQTYFEREADDEHQQLVKKLTGKRYLKSLTDWQDRIESRKLEKLAASLSHKDIRKTARRRMDEINKLTAMLTSVSPDEDFHRLRKRLKRTRYLMELDRAGWKQPLKVLRERQKHYGHFQDLHVQIELLEQFRGDAPEILPAALGALKARLEQQKADVRKQILALGGLDGAPI; from the coding sequence ATGAAGCACCTGTACCTGATCCGACACGCCAAATCCAGCTGGGCCGACGACACACTGCGCGACCGGGCGCGGCCCCTGAATGCCCGGGGGCAAAGCCAGCTGGCACCCCTGGGCCGGGCCCTTGCTCATCACGGTGGTTTCGGTGGCCAGGTTTACGCCAGTTCAGCAACGCGGGCGCAGGCGACACTTGAGGGCATCCTGCCGGCCGCATTCCCCCCGGAGCGGGTACACGTCTGCCCCGATCTCTACACCTTTGATTTCCGTCGTCTCGCAGAATGGTTACAGGACCGGGATGGGCAAGGCGCGATTGCGGTCATTGGCCACAACCCGGCCCTCCTCGAGCTGGCCCAGTGGCTGCTAAAACGCCCGCCCGAGCAACTTCCAACGGCCAGTTTCGTGCACATTCGCATTCCTGTTCGCCACTGGCACGAACTGGCCGGGGGCAAGGGCAAACTGGAAACGCTCCTGACACCCATCCAGTTCAGCTATACCCATTTCGCCCGCAAACTGAAAAAGCGACCGGATACCGACGGCGCCCGACCGGGCAGGGATATTCCTGCAGCACTCCAACACCAGCTGGCGCTCATGCAACAGCTGACACCGGGGGTGATCATAGGACTGGATGACGAGTTTCTGCACCAGTACCGCATTGCCATTCGCCGCAGCCGCGCCATTGCCGAATCAGTTCAGGAAGTGACCAACAACAAACTGCTGGCCAAGGCCATCAAGCAACTGAAACGGAACGCAAACGCGACCAGTCGACTCAGGGATCTGCACGTATTCCTGCAACAGCTGCCATGGTTATGTTCCGCCAATGATGAACTGCGCACCGCATTGCAGACCTATTTCGAGAGAGAGGCGGATGACGAACACCAACAGCTGGTAAAAAAACTGACCGGCAAGCGCTACCTCAAGAGCCTCACCGACTGGCAGGACCGGATAGAGTCCCGAAAACTGGAAAAACTTGCCGCATCACTGAGCCATAAAGACATCCGAAAGACCGCCCGGCGACGTATGGATGAAATCAACAAACTGACTGCGATGCTGACCAGCGTCTCGCCCGATGAGGATTTCCATCGACTGCGCAAACGGTTGAAACGGACGCGCTACCTGATGGAACTCGACAGGGCGGGCTGGAAGCAGCCCCTGAAGGTTCTGAGAGAGCGCCAGAAACATTACGGCCATTTCCAGGATCTGCACGTTCAGATCGAGTTGCTGGAACAGTTCCGGGGCGACGCCCCGGAGATTCTTCCGGCGGCCCTGGGCGCTCTGAAAGCCAGGCTGGAACAGCAAAAAGCAGACGTCCGAAAGCAGATACTGGCCCTTGGAGGACTTGATGGAGCCCCGATATGA
- a CDS encoding GGDEF domain-containing protein, translating into MHLLRPLLIIGLLLAFTLPGAVLAASQPVTDGWEYRWGDSTFNADGVPYWTLETDTDQWQSIGFPSNPPARNGRENVWYRVTLPEGEWQEPILYIFSVDIIVQVYLGGELIYQYGTFDSQGRGSFEGWPWHAISLPEGYQNKPIYFRVFSDYTDIGLWGEVSIMDHADLVLFIVENSLESLIIAGFSALIALLALVFAMLQTERRTFASIALFALAAAVMLVAESQASLLIAYRPLLWDYLAAGSYYMLPVALALMLEQWLVDQRPRLIRLVWKLHLGYLVGAIGLSLAGVVNLSSTFPVFDALFLVTIAAIGAVVVGRFRQMLREQQVLVLTYGIFCALLIADMAVAHGILPWSRVPVSWGLLIFSLAVVVISLWHYASTQTALKRLAISLEQKVAERTARAESLARREQARVRMLTFENEKNRVLGDMIADLQDCLTLGQAFALLARTAPDLCSPLPGVLYRRTAGRRYEPVARWGDSGESDSLPRVLDAGKSLPRPSDAPGNASKMNPESADSSSAGPLCFWINVESANEGVVTEGVLLLESDGLFTTEENDYGLARLFAGLDQAIQRIGITLSSIALREELQKFSYEDALTGLKNRRYFDQLFEHECAVAQRGHLPLSLLVIDIDHFKPFNDTHGHEAGDRALQSVALILQRQFRESDIVCRYGGEEFVVIMPGALTEDAKERANSLCDSVSVASIMFQGNDLGHLTVSVGVACWPETGETPDQLMSLADQALYQAKEEGRNRVGISGSEAA; encoded by the coding sequence ATGCATCTGCTCCGTCCCCTGCTGATCATCGGATTGTTGCTGGCGTTTACTCTGCCGGGCGCAGTCCTTGCCGCCTCTCAGCCGGTCACCGATGGCTGGGAATACCGCTGGGGCGATTCCACCTTCAATGCCGACGGTGTGCCGTACTGGACCCTCGAGACAGACACCGACCAGTGGCAAAGCATAGGGTTCCCTTCCAATCCGCCTGCCCGCAACGGCCGGGAAAATGTCTGGTACCGGGTCACGCTTCCGGAAGGTGAGTGGCAGGAGCCGATTCTCTACATCTTCAGCGTCGACATCATCGTTCAGGTCTACCTCGGTGGTGAACTGATCTATCAGTACGGCACCTTCGATTCACAGGGGCGGGGATCCTTTGAGGGGTGGCCCTGGCATGCGATTTCCCTACCCGAGGGGTATCAGAATAAGCCGATCTATTTCAGGGTGTTTTCAGATTACACCGACATCGGATTGTGGGGCGAGGTGTCGATCATGGACCACGCCGATCTGGTGTTGTTCATCGTGGAAAATTCACTGGAGTCTCTGATAATTGCCGGGTTCTCTGCGTTGATCGCCCTGCTCGCATTGGTCTTCGCCATGCTGCAGACTGAACGAAGGACCTTTGCCAGTATTGCCCTGTTTGCCCTGGCTGCCGCGGTGATGCTGGTCGCCGAAAGCCAGGCAAGCCTGTTGATCGCCTATCGACCGCTGCTGTGGGACTATCTTGCTGCCGGTTCCTATTACATGCTGCCAGTGGCCCTGGCGTTGATGCTGGAACAATGGCTGGTGGACCAGCGGCCCCGGCTTATTCGCCTGGTCTGGAAGCTGCATTTGGGATATCTGGTGGGGGCGATTGGGCTGTCCCTCGCCGGCGTGGTCAACCTGTCGTCAACCTTCCCGGTGTTTGACGCTCTGTTCCTGGTGACCATCGCCGCCATTGGCGCGGTGGTGGTGGGTCGGTTCCGCCAGATGTTGCGGGAACAGCAGGTGCTCGTGCTGACCTATGGTATTTTCTGCGCCCTCCTGATCGCCGATATGGCGGTGGCCCACGGCATTCTGCCCTGGAGCCGCGTGCCTGTGAGCTGGGGGCTGCTGATTTTTTCACTCGCAGTGGTCGTGATCTCACTCTGGCATTACGCCAGTACCCAGACTGCGCTGAAGCGGTTGGCCATTTCTCTGGAGCAGAAGGTGGCTGAGCGTACTGCACGGGCTGAATCCCTGGCCCGTCGTGAACAGGCGCGTGTGCGCATGCTGACGTTCGAGAATGAGAAGAATCGGGTCCTGGGTGACATGATTGCGGACCTGCAGGATTGCCTCACGCTCGGGCAGGCCTTTGCCCTGTTGGCCAGAACTGCGCCGGACCTGTGCAGCCCGTTGCCGGGCGTGCTCTACCGACGCACTGCCGGGCGTCGATACGAGCCGGTCGCACGCTGGGGCGACAGCGGCGAGTCAGACTCATTGCCACGCGTGTTGGATGCCGGTAAAAGCCTGCCACGACCCTCGGACGCCCCGGGCAATGCCAGCAAGATGAACCCTGAGTCTGCGGATAGCTCATCAGCCGGTCCCCTGTGCTTCTGGATCAATGTAGAGTCGGCCAACGAGGGAGTGGTGACAGAGGGCGTCCTGCTGTTGGAGAGTGATGGCCTGTTCACGACCGAGGAGAATGACTACGGCCTGGCGCGACTGTTTGCCGGACTGGATCAGGCCATCCAGCGGATTGGTATCACGCTCTCAAGCATTGCCCTGCGCGAGGAATTGCAGAAGTTTTCCTATGAGGATGCGCTCACCGGCCTGAAGAACCGGCGTTACTTTGACCAGCTTTTCGAGCACGAGTGTGCCGTGGCCCAGCGCGGTCATCTTCCCTTGTCCCTGCTGGTTATCGATATCGACCACTTCAAACCGTTCAACGATACCCATGGTCATGAGGCCGGCGACCGGGCATTGCAGTCAGTGGCGCTGATCCTCCAGCGTCAGTTCCGGGAGAGCGACATCGTCTGTCGGTATGGCGGTGAGGAATTCGTGGTCATCATGCCCGGGGCATTGACCGAGGACGCGAAAGAGCGCGCGAATTCTCTGTGCGACTCTGTCAGTGTCGCCTCGATCATGTTCCAGGGTAACGACCTGGGTCATCTCACTGTCTCGGTTGGTGTGGCCTGTTGGCCGGAAACCGGAGAAACGCCCGACCAGCTGATGAGTCTCGCTGATCAGGCGTTGTATCAGGCCAAGGAAGAGGGCCGCAACCGGGTGGGCATTTCGGGAAGCGAGGCCGCCTAG
- a CDS encoding thiol-disulfide oxidoreductase DCC family protein, translating to MEPRYDTLFYDGRCPLCAREIRTLRKLQDGNLIFADIHEQHGNNPLVPDHEDLLRRLHLMTPSGDWVTGLHANVRAWSHTTVGFLFKPLLWPLVFPIASRIYENWADRRYERKYACAIGANDHGHQP from the coding sequence ATGGAGCCCCGATATGACACCCTGTTCTACGACGGTCGCTGCCCACTGTGTGCCCGCGAGATCCGAACTCTGCGCAAGCTTCAGGATGGCAACCTGATCTTCGCGGACATCCACGAACAGCATGGCAACAACCCGCTGGTGCCAGACCACGAGGATCTGCTTCGCCGCCTTCACCTGATGACCCCGTCCGGGGACTGGGTAACCGGTCTGCACGCCAATGTGCGCGCCTGGTCACATACCACTGTGGGCTTCCTGTTCAAGCCCCTGCTCTGGCCTTTGGTCTTCCCCATTGCCTCGCGAATTTACGAGAACTGGGCGGACCGCCGGTACGAGCGAAAGTACGCCTGTGCCATCGGCGCCAACGACCACGGTCATCAACCCTGA